From the Moorena sp. SIOASIH genome, the window TCAATGCACTACCCTTGATAACTTCCCTGACAGGGGATTAGCAGTCTGCCAAACTTTGCGCTTCCATGGACGAGTTGACAATGCCGATGCGGTTTATGGAGGGTTGGAGCCTCCAATTACATTGGCACGATATTTACAGTGCCAAATATCATGGTCAACGGCATCTGCTCTGTGGCGTGTACCTGTGGTAAAAAAAGTTGGTGGATTTCCTTTGCAGCTACCAATGCATCAAGACTGGGAACTGAATGCCCGTTACCTTGCATCAGGGGGTACTGTAGCAATCACACCTAAAACACTTGTTTACTATCGCGACCAGTGGGAACCGCAGCAAATCACTGCCCGCAACAAAAATGACAGGCTTCGTGTTTTTAGCCTTTATAAGTCTCGAAAGATGGTCTTTTATTATGCTTTGAAGATGAACAGCTTAAAGGGAGATGCAAGACTAGCATTATCTCCCCACTTTATTAACTTACCGAGTCAACTGTTCAAATATAGATATTACTGGCAAACATTTGACAGCTTATTTGCATCTATCTATCTGTCAAGACACCTATACCCCCTCAAGAAGTTTATGCTTGAAATTATCAGATAAATAGCTGTACTTTGGACATAATTTTTTTAAAAAATTTTATCTTATTGGTAATCTTGATGTAGCTCTGGTCATTTTGACTAGTCCTTGTCTTAATATAACCCACATTCCACACGTCAATTTCTAGTATACCAAGTAATACGCAAATCCTAGGTAGCTTGGGGATTTTTTTACGTATAAATACTTGATATTTTAAGCTTTTGTGTTTGTCAAGTTGTCCAAATATCGTAATCATTGCGTATTACATAGTGAAGTGCGGAATGTGGGATCTAAATAAATTACATTAAATCAATGCGCCTTCTTTTTGTTACCTCTACACCACCCATACCAACTTGGGGCGGTGCAATGGCCTTTTATCGTCACTTATGCGAGCGTACTGATTTTCAAATCAGCGTCGTTACCGACAATCCCCAAATTCTGGAATACGAAGTTCCCTACAATTACAGCGTAATTTCCCATGGACGAATCTGGCAACGCCTTTGCCGCACTCGCCTAAGTAAAACAGTTCATTCTTGGAGTCATATAGCAGGTACTCGACAAATCCCCAATGCTATCATTGAGCAAGCCCAAGACTTCGGTGCAGAAGCAGTTTTAACCGTTGCAGGTAGTTGGTCTTGGACTGCAAAATTAGCAGGAGATGTTGCTAAACGGCTCAAACTACCCTTAGTAGGTAGTTTTAACGACTGGTGGTATTACAACACCATTCGCCATACTTGGCTAGACCCAATCTTAGAACGCAATTTCAAACAATTTTACCAGCACTGCGATCTAGCGCTATGTACCTCTGAGGGAATGCGTGAAGCCTTAGGTTCCCATCCCAATGCGGTTATCCTCTATCCTACTGGAGCAACTGCACCGACAGAAAACTCTCATAGTGCGATTAATACCAAAGAAAGCTTTACAGTTGCCTTTGGTGGCAATCTAGGGGATTGGTACGGGCACATGTTAGAGGCTTTAGTAACTGAAGCTACTGACAAGAACCTTAACTTTAAGTTTTTTGGCAGTAATGCTAGCTGGAGTGCCAATTTTGATACTAGAGTCAAGGCAAGTGGCATTTACCAAGGACAAGTGCCCTTTGCCCAGCTTAAAGCCGAGATGCAGAAGGTTGATGCTCTATTATTACTAATGGGGTTTGAAGAGAATTGTGCCCTAATTGAACGCACCAGTTTTAAAACTAAGTTTTTAGATTATCTATCCTTTCAGAAACCAATTTTATTATGGGGACCAGATTACTGTTCTGCGGTAAAGATTGCTCAGGAATTTGACTCAGCAGAAATTTGTACTTCCCCTAAAGCAAAAGACTTCTTGCAGAAAATAGTTACTTTGCAACATAATCCTGATCGACAGGCAGAATTGGTTAAAAATTCTCAACATATGTATTCTGAAAGATTCCATCCTGACAAAATTCATCAAGTATTTCTCAAGAGCATGAAAGCACTGGTTGCTTAGTATAGCGCTTTTCAATTGGGTGAGGTAGTTTCGTCCTGGGTTTTAGGGAGCAGGGAGCAGGGAGTAGGGAGTAGGGGTAACAAAATTGAATGTACCTCATAAGTATGGAAAACGCTATAGATAACTGATGACAAGAGCCTTGACAAAAATAGGGTTGCTACAAACATTAGCACTTTTACCCTACAAAGCCACCTTTAAACCGCCGTTGGTTTACTTTCGGGAACCTTTTTTTAAGTGGCAAAATCAGATACGCACTCGTCAGTGGCTGCGGCGAGCACAGTCAAAGCAATGCCATATTCACCCCTCTATTGAAATCCGTGGACAGGCAGACTTTGCACCGTTTATTTCAATTGACCGTCACTGTGTCTTCGAGAAAGATTGTTTAATCTGGATTGCTGATG encodes:
- a CDS encoding glycosyltransferase family A protein — encoded protein: MVAKVSIVIPAYNRAKVIGETLESVLNQTEENFECLVVDDCSTDETTQIVAGFQRRDGRIHLIRNETNRGACYSRNRGLELAKGKFICFLDSDDLLDVNYLAAQCTTLDNFPDRGLAVCQTLRFHGRVDNADAVYGGLEPPITLARYLQCQISWSTASALWRVPVVKKVGGFPLQLPMHQDWELNARYLASGGTVAITPKTLVYYRDQWEPQQITARNKNDRLRVFSLYKSRKMVFYYALKMNSLKGDARLALSPHFINLPSQLFKYRYYWQTFDSLFASIYLSRHLYPLKKFMLEIIR